In a single window of the Bos javanicus breed banteng chromosome 16, ARS-OSU_banteng_1.0, whole genome shotgun sequence genome:
- the LOC133227400 gene encoding uncharacterized protein LOC133227400, whose product MSPTSRQLTSGTSDEQGTDPPTKQMSQLHIRDTTPPDSLRRRNIPGRPTQATRNAPIPTWGQIKTLCHQARGMTSSQGSPASPEKMFIAMLALLSCQVSASPIPAKYWAYLPDPPTFQVVSWNNEPIRVNTDQPQLLGGFYTSYTKDKYPINFNYTFRGLIDDLPVCFNFPNNPKSFITPTKEGCIGASTKIIVTDSSKIDSQSLRHRVVWVLVARLPGIRDPYVTLRFTPPPGYPECYKVAPSDEVWKTIDGRTGYPTWTTCTYSSRINYRIPGGGNYTIQDWSNPNPGEDPLIKKTFKGRFENWNRIPVPWPAQATRWHINQFVPPMLSYTTKSKTYWQPEIWRALAATAPVSLSRPDNDSTYSVLACLPSPYVFLFTNDSNKLNVRMNYSGGPNVVTCEKCMLSSCLTPQYNVCSFVVLRRPPYLMIPVTVTSHWYDNYGLAVLQQLQDLMRSRRFVGLLILGISALIAAISSVTAAAISLTQQVHTAQYVDTMSKNVSLTLATQEAIDRKLEMRVDALEEAIMHIGTELQALKVKMALTCHADYRWICVTSLKVNETDYEWEKIKNHISGVWNSSDIGLDLGKLHNQIQTLEHSRLDFTATGAANDFFHTFSNFISGKNILSNIPGYVVFGALILLLIITLPCIVRILRQSIRRLATELHLAALRNKKGRDVGGQSEVLRPWQRS is encoded by the coding sequence ATGTCGCCGACATCGAGACAATTGACTTCAGGGACCTCGGATGAGCAAGGAACGGATCCGCCCACCAAACAGATGTCTCAACTACACATACGGGACACTACTCCCCCTGATTCCCTGCGCCGCAGAAACATCCCAGGCCGCCCAACTCAGGCGACCCGGAATGCCCCCATACCCACATGGggacaaataaaaacactttgTCACCAGGCACGAGGAATGACTTCCTCACAGGGATCTCCAGCTTCTCCTGAGAAAATGTTTATTGCCATGCTTGCCTTGCTTTCCTGCCAGGTAAGCGCCTCTCCTATTCCAGCTAAGTATTGGGCATATCTCCCAGATCCTCCAACTTTCCAGGTTGTTTCCTGGAATAATGAGCCTATACGGGTCAACACAGACCAACCTCAGCTTTTGGGAGGATTCTATACTTCTTACACCAAAGATAAATAtcctattaattttaattatacctTCAGGGGATTAATAGACGACCTTCCTGTTTGCTTTAACTTCCCCAATAATCCAAAGAGTTTTATTACACCCACTAAAGAAGGGTGCATTGGGGCCTCTACAAAAATAATTGTAACAGATTCCTCAAAAATAGATTCCCAGTCTTTACGTCATCGGGTAGTTTGGGTATTAGTGGCCCGCTTGCCCGGGATCCGTGACCCTTATGTGACCCTGCGTTTTACACCCCCTCCCGGTTATCCAGAGTGTTATAAGGTTGCTCCTTCAGATGAAGTGTGGAAGACCATAGATGGCCGTACTGGGTATCCGACTTGGACAACTTGTACTTATAGTTCAAGGATCAATTATAGAATACCAGGCGGTGGGAATTATACTATTCAGGACTGGAGCAACCCGAATCCGGGTGAGGATCCATTGatcaagaaaacatttaaaggCAGATTCGAGAATTGGAATAGGATTCCTGTCCCTTGGCCTGCGCAAGCCACTAGATGGCACATTAACCAATTTGTTCCTCCCATGCTGTCTTATACAACTAAAAGCAAAACCTATTGGCAACCTGAGATTTGGAGAGCCCTTGCTGCTACTGCCCCCGTTTCTTTATCTCGCCCAGATAACGATTCCacttattctgttttagcttgtTTACCCTCaccttatgttttcctttttactaatgACTCCAACAAACTTAATGTACgcatgaattattcaggtggacctaaTGTGGTAACTTGTGAAAAATGTATGCTTTCATCCTGTTTGacccctcaatataatgtttgctctttTGTGGTGTTGCGACGCCCACCCTATCTCATGATACCCGTGACAGTGACCTCCCACTGGTATGACAATTACGGTCTCGCCGTGTTACAACAACTACAGGATTTAATGCGATCACGACGgtttgtgggcttacttattttaggaatatcagctttaatagcagcaattagTTCTGTTACTgcagcagcaatatcattgactcaacaagtgcatactgcgcaatatgttgataccatgtctaaaaatgtttctttaactctagcaactCAGGAAGCTATAGATAGGAAATTAGAGATGAGAGTAGACGCCTTAGAAGAAGCAAttatgcatattgggactgagttacaggctttgAAGGTGAAGATGGCTTTGACATGCCACGCTGATTACaggtggatatgcgtgacatctttgaaagtaaacgagacagattatgaatgggaaaagattaaaaatcatatctcaggtgtttggaacagttctgatattggcctggacttaggaaaacttcataatcaaatacagaccttggaacactctcgactggattttactgccactggagcagctaatgacttttttcacaccttctctaattttatttctggaaaaaatattctgtctaataTCCCTGGTTATGTTGTTTTTGGTGCTCTAATCCTACTTCTCATAATCactcttccttgtattgtcaggattcttcggcagagcatTCGGAGGCTtgcgactgagctgcatctggctgctttaagaaataaaaaagggagagatgttgggggccagagtgaggtactccgcccatggcaaaggtcatga